A single uncultured Methanolobus sp. DNA region contains:
- the cobA gene encoding uroporphyrinogen-III C-methyltransferase — translation MAQKYGKVYLVGSGPGDPELLTVKARRLLDTTEVVVYDQLPGKAIIDSIPDSAEKIDAGKHAGDHTLTQDEINAVIIQKAKEGKDVLRLKGGDPYMFGRGGEEAEELIAEGIEFEVVPGITSAVAVPAYAGIPVTHRDHASMVTFITGHEDPTKEETALDWETLAKFDGTIVIFMGVKMLGRNVGELMKFGKDPKTPVALIERGTRPDQRVTVGILENIAEVAKERGVKAPAITIIGNVVSLHDILGEQVSNYFD, via the coding sequence ATGGCCCAGAAATATGGTAAGGTATATTTGGTTGGTTCAGGCCCGGGTGACCCGGAATTATTAACAGTTAAGGCACGCAGGTTACTCGATACAACTGAAGTTGTGGTATACGATCAGCTTCCGGGTAAGGCAATAATAGATTCCATTCCTGACAGCGCTGAGAAGATCGATGCAGGTAAGCATGCAGGTGATCACACACTCACTCAGGATGAGATCAATGCTGTTATCATCCAGAAAGCCAAGGAAGGAAAGGACGTACTTCGTCTCAAAGGCGGCGATCCTTACATGTTTGGCCGTGGCGGAGAAGAAGCCGAGGAACTCATTGCAGAAGGAATTGAGTTCGAGGTAGTTCCAGGTATCACATCGGCCGTTGCAGTTCCTGCATATGCAGGCATACCTGTTACCCACAGGGACCATGCATCAATGGTGACTTTCATAACAGGCCATGAAGACCCTACAAAAGAAGAAACAGCTCTTGACTGGGAAACACTTGCAAAGTTCGATGGTACCATTGTTATTTTCATGGGCGTAAAAATGCTTGGCAGAAATGTCGGCGAACTTATGAAATTCGGCAAGGATCCAAAAACACCTGTTGCTCTTATCGAGAGAGGTACAAGGCCTGACCAGCGTGTGACTGTTGGCATCCTTGAGAATATCGCAGAAGTTGCAAAAGAGAGAGGTGTAAAAGCACCTGCAATTACTATAATTGGTAATGTTGTATCACTGCACGATATTCTTGGCGAACAGGTCTCAAATTACTTTGATTAG
- a CDS encoding DUF1699 family protein translates to MKIRVVSSREEIPHLNPGEKVIHLAFRPSNKDIFSLVQTCPKVEVIQIPSSYRRTVSKSIEMFMQMQGIKLIEGDVWGHRKDINEYYSIAPALLDKIKELKSEGMSDENIVSKLEREGKLNKEMLFYILSKK, encoded by the coding sequence ATGAAAATAAGAGTTGTAAGTTCGCGAGAGGAGATACCACATCTGAACCCAGGTGAGAAGGTTATCCATCTTGCTTTCAGACCATCGAACAAGGATATTTTTTCACTGGTCCAGACCTGTCCTAAAGTGGAAGTTATCCAGATCCCGAGTTCTTACAGGCGTACAGTCTCAAAGTCCATCGAGATGTTCATGCAAATGCAGGGTATTAAGCTCATTGAAGGCGATGTCTGGGGCCACAGGAAAGACATCAACGAGTATTATAGTATCGCTCCGGCGCTGCTTGATAAGATCAAAGAGCTTAAATCAGAAGGCATGTCTGATGAGAATATAGTAAGTAAACTTGAACGTGAAGGTAAATTGAATAAAGAAATGTTGTTCTACATACTGAGCAAGAAATAA
- the hisD gene encoding histidinol dehydrogenase, with translation MLYKKLSELTDEEKNKLIGRGGGDLANVEDTVAAILEDVKHNGDAALCEYTKKFDGADIKAIEVTKEEIDEAAASIDSELMKHLEFAAGNIRRFHEAQMPQRTWFIEVSPGIELGQKFTALESVGAYVPGGRASYPSTALMTIVPAKVAGVKNVIMCTPPGKDGKVNPLTLAAAKVAGADHVYKIGGVQAVAGMAYGTETVMKVDKIVGPGNVFVTSAKMQVRDMAEIDFPAGPSEVLIIADETCNARMAASDMIAQAEHDPNAVSVIVTTSEKLAADVKAEVLKQAEETLRTEIVNTSLTNAAILTVDSMGECIEFSNEFAPEHLEIMVENDDEVLEGIEHAGSIFVGNYAPVPVGDYASGTNHVLPTAGYAKIYSGLNLAHFMKSASIQRISKQGLETLKDSVIALAEKEGLQAHADSVRTRFE, from the coding sequence ATGCTTTACAAGAAACTATCTGAACTTACTGATGAAGAGAAGAACAAACTGATAGGACGTGGTGGTGGAGATCTTGCAAATGTTGAAGATACAGTTGCAGCTATCCTTGAAGATGTAAAGCATAATGGTGATGCGGCCCTGTGTGAATATACTAAGAAGTTCGATGGTGCTGATATTAAGGCTATCGAGGTTACAAAGGAAGAGATCGATGAGGCAGCAGCAAGCATTGATTCTGAACTTATGAAGCACCTTGAGTTCGCCGCAGGCAACATCCGCAGGTTCCACGAGGCACAGATGCCGCAGAGGACATGGTTCATTGAGGTCTCACCGGGAATTGAACTTGGACAGAAGTTCACTGCTCTTGAAAGTGTCGGAGCTTATGTGCCGGGAGGCAGAGCATCATATCCTTCCACAGCTCTTATGACTATAGTTCCCGCAAAAGTTGCCGGTGTTAAGAATGTTATCATGTGTACTCCACCGGGAAAGGATGGGAAGGTCAATCCTCTTACCCTTGCGGCGGCAAAAGTTGCCGGGGCAGACCACGTTTATAAGATAGGTGGCGTACAGGCTGTTGCCGGTATGGCATATGGTACTGAAACCGTTATGAAAGTAGACAAGATCGTTGGCCCGGGTAATGTTTTTGTAACATCTGCAAAGATGCAGGTGCGTGATATGGCTGAGATCGATTTCCCTGCCGGGCCAAGTGAAGTGCTTATCATAGCTGATGAAACATGTAATGCCAGAATGGCAGCTTCAGATATGATCGCTCAGGCAGAGCACGATCCTAATGCAGTATCTGTTATTGTGACAACTTCTGAGAAACTTGCCGCAGATGTAAAAGCTGAGGTGCTTAAACAGGCAGAAGAAACTCTCAGGACTGAGATCGTGAATACTTCCCTTACAAATGCCGCGATCCTGACCGTGGACTCGATGGGTGAGTGCATCGAGTTTTCCAACGAGTTTGCACCGGAACACCTTGAGATCATGGTTGAGAATGACGATGAGGTCCTTGAAGGGATCGAACACGCCGGTTCCATATTTGTGGGTAACTATGCTCCGGTTCCTGTTGGAGATTATGCATCAGGGACAAATCATGTATTGCCAACAGCAGGTTATGCAAAGATCTATTCGGGACTTAACCTTGCACACTTCATGAAGTCTGCAAGTATACAGAGAATTAGTAAGCAGGGACTTGAAACTCTGAAAGATTCTGTAATTGCTCTTGCCGAAAAAGAGGGTCTGCAGGCACATGCAGATTCAGTGAGAACAAGATTTGAATAA
- a CDS encoding ATP-dependent DNA helicase — MKIESLDLPESVIRFYLDSGIEELYPPQAEAIEKGLLDGKNLLAAIPTASGKTLLAELAMLKAISGGGKALYIVPLRALASEKFDRFREFSSVQVKGEGHGGLRVGISTGDFESRDEWLGSNDIIVATSEKTDSLLRNETSWMQEITTIVVDEVHLLDSANRGPTLEVTLTKLMKLNPGCQIIALSATVGNAYEIADWLKGKLVLSEWRPTRLQEGVYYGGNINFRSSQKRIDARSQDDAVNILLDTLEEGGQCLVFESSRKNSVSFAKRAGTKVAETLDKPTRKALDELVEEIIENGETEAANELAKCVRNGTAFHHAGLNSAHRRIVEDGFRSNKIKVISSTPTLAAGLNLPARRVIIRSYRRYDSNYGMQPIPVLDYKQMAGRAGRPHLDPYGESVLIAKSYDEMAGLFDNYIDADAEDIWSKLGSENALRTHILSTIVNGFATTREGLLEFIEATFFAHQNDTWGIMDVVDECLDFLRNHGMLEGEDALLPTVLGRLVSTLYIDPLSGAYIVEGLKKIKNPTTLGLLHLICKTPDMRQLYLRSNESEIINDIVIAHSDEFVEIPPRSKEIEYEFFLAEVKTALLLQDWVDEKPLDPITEKFNVGEGDVHAFADIAEWLMHSTSRLAGLIAPEMSKDISSHVALLEKRIHYGASSDLIELVSIRGIGRVRARKLYDSGLRTVQAIKSSDIGAVSELIGPKTARKLFEELGLTSGLRPPGSGEGLKSGTMSSIMEREQSTFSDFEK, encoded by the coding sequence ATGAAGATCGAATCCCTTGACCTGCCGGAATCCGTTATACGTTTCTACCTTGATTCAGGCATAGAAGAACTCTATCCTCCACAGGCAGAAGCTATTGAGAAAGGATTGCTCGATGGAAAGAACCTGCTGGCTGCAATTCCCACTGCTTCAGGAAAGACGCTTCTTGCCGAGCTTGCAATGCTTAAGGCGATATCAGGCGGAGGAAAGGCACTTTACATCGTACCTTTGCGTGCCCTTGCAAGTGAGAAGTTCGACCGTTTCAGGGAATTTTCATCAGTGCAAGTTAAAGGTGAAGGACACGGAGGTCTGAGGGTTGGAATCTCTACAGGTGATTTCGAGTCAAGGGATGAATGGCTTGGCTCCAACGATATCATAGTAGCCACATCCGAAAAGACAGACTCACTTTTGCGTAATGAGACTTCCTGGATGCAGGAAATCACAACCATTGTGGTTGATGAGGTACACTTGCTAGATTCCGCCAACAGAGGTCCTACACTGGAAGTCACGCTCACAAAACTCATGAAGCTCAATCCGGGATGTCAGATTATAGCTCTTTCAGCAACCGTGGGTAATGCTTATGAGATCGCAGACTGGCTGAAAGGAAAACTCGTGCTCAGTGAATGGAGACCAACACGCCTTCAGGAAGGTGTTTACTATGGCGGGAATATCAATTTCAGGAGTTCTCAGAAACGCATCGATGCCAGGTCACAGGACGATGCTGTCAACATCCTGCTCGACACCCTGGAAGAAGGCGGCCAGTGTCTTGTCTTTGAAAGCAGCCGCAAGAACAGTGTCTCTTTTGCCAAAAGAGCAGGCACAAAGGTGGCTGAAACTCTTGACAAACCAACAAGGAAAGCACTTGATGAACTTGTCGAGGAGATCATAGAGAACGGTGAGACCGAAGCAGCCAATGAACTGGCAAAGTGTGTAAGGAATGGAACTGCTTTCCATCATGCAGGACTAAACTCTGCTCACCGCAGGATAGTGGAGGATGGATTCAGGTCTAACAAGATAAAGGTGATCTCCAGCACACCAACACTTGCAGCAGGACTCAACCTTCCTGCAAGAAGGGTGATAATAAGAAGTTACAGGCGTTACGATTCAAATTACGGCATGCAGCCGATTCCGGTGCTTGATTACAAGCAGATGGCAGGTCGTGCAGGCAGGCCGCACCTTGACCCATATGGAGAATCTGTCCTTATCGCAAAATCATATGATGAGATGGCAGGACTCTTTGACAATTATATCGATGCTGATGCGGAGGATATCTGGTCAAAACTCGGTTCTGAGAATGCCCTGAGGACTCACATCCTTTCGACCATTGTGAATGGCTTTGCAACAACAAGGGAAGGTCTTCTGGAATTTATCGAAGCTACGTTCTTCGCTCACCAGAACGATACATGGGGAATCATGGATGTTGTGGATGAATGTCTTGATTTCCTAAGAAATCACGGTATGCTCGAAGGAGAGGATGCATTGCTGCCAACAGTACTTGGAAGACTTGTATCTACACTGTACATTGATCCGCTTTCAGGTGCTTACATTGTTGAAGGTCTGAAAAAAATAAAAAATCCCACAACTCTGGGTCTTCTACATCTTATATGCAAGACACCGGACATGAGACAGTTATACTTAAGATCCAATGAAAGTGAAATCATCAATGATATCGTCATAGCCCACAGTGACGAATTTGTAGAGATTCCCCCACGCTCAAAAGAGATTGAGTATGAATTTTTCCTTGCGGAAGTAAAAACAGCTCTTTTGTTACAGGATTGGGTAGACGAAAAACCTCTTGATCCAATTACAGAAAAATTTAATGTAGGAGAAGGAGATGTCCATGCATTTGCAGACATTGCAGAATGGCTCATGCATTCAACTTCAAGACTTGCGGGACTCATTGCTCCAGAAATGTCAAAAGACATTTCCAGCCACGTTGCCTTGCTGGAAAAAAGGATACACTACGGCGCTTCATCCGATCTAATCGAACTTGTAAGCATCCGGGGAATTGGTCGTGTACGTGCACGCAAGCTCTATGACAGTGGACTCAGGACGGTGCAGGCCATTAAAAGCTCGGATATTGGGGCGGTGTCCGAACTTATAGGTCCCAAGACCGCCAGGAAACTTTTCGAGGAACTTGGTCTGACTTCCGGATTAAGACCACCTGGCTCAGGAGAGGGTCTAAAGTCCGGAACCATGAGTTCAATTATGGAAAGGGAGCAGAGCACTTTCAGCGATTTTGAAAAATAG
- a CDS encoding mechanosensitive ion channel family protein translates to MADVLSLPEWITWELVNLFVVIVIVLLTIVLARSVDRLLTRQFNIVSKKMNVDLTSYRVVRHTMVAAIYLLGIIVVVNLIPSLETLSITLFASAGFAGIVLGLAAQSTLSNIISGISLAAFRPFRVGDLVTIKDEYGRITDITLRHTVVRTWDNRRLIIPNSVISEDAIINWSIEDPTVNWPIDIGISYDADIDKARQIMICEARKHPNTMTFSQLKKYHSDMNKEEVVSVRVRELGDFAVIMRLLIWVDDRDIAYDTGCDIREAIKKRFDAEGIEIPFPYRTIVYKKDMQAEVASIEEEQLSV, encoded by the coding sequence ATGGCTGATGTATTATCACTACCGGAATGGATTACATGGGAACTCGTGAACCTGTTCGTAGTAATTGTAATTGTATTACTCACTATTGTCCTTGCGAGGTCCGTTGACCGATTACTTACGAGACAATTCAATATTGTAAGCAAGAAAATGAATGTGGATCTTACAAGCTACAGGGTTGTAAGACACACAATGGTTGCTGCAATCTACCTTTTAGGCATAATCGTTGTTGTAAACCTGATACCTTCACTTGAGACGCTTTCCATTACTCTCTTTGCCAGTGCAGGTTTTGCGGGTATTGTCCTTGGTCTTGCGGCGCAGAGTACGCTTTCTAATATAATATCAGGTATTTCACTGGCAGCATTCAGACCTTTCAGAGTTGGAGACCTTGTAACCATTAAGGATGAATACGGAAGAATAACTGACATCACACTCAGGCATACAGTGGTCAGGACATGGGACAACAGGAGACTGATCATCCCAAACAGCGTTATAAGCGAAGATGCAATTATCAACTGGTCCATCGAAGATCCCACGGTCAACTGGCCGATAGATATTGGAATCAGCTATGATGCGGATATTGATAAGGCAAGACAGATAATGATATGCGAAGCCAGGAAACACCCAAATACCATGACCTTCAGCCAGCTCAAAAAATATCATTCTGACATGAATAAAGAGGAAGTTGTTAGTGTTCGCGTCAGGGAACTGGGAGATTTTGCGGTAATTATGAGACTGCTTATATGGGTCGATGACAGGGATATTGCTTATGATACCGGATGCGACATCAGGGAAGCTATCAAAAAGAGATTCGATGCAGAAGGAATTGAAATACCATTCCCATACCGTACCATTGTGTACAAGAAAGATATGCAGGCAGAAGTAGCTTCAATAGAAGAAGAACAGTTATCAGTTTAA